Proteins from a single region of Pelagicoccus enzymogenes:
- a CDS encoding 6-phosphofructokinase has product MSELEGNCLVCQSGGPTAVINASLAGVIEEALNHECIEEIYGGLNGVVGVLNEDLVDLAAESQQAIRLLKSSPGSALGTCRYVFKKEEDLERALEVFKAHNIRYFFYIGDSESMAMLDKLDALAKEQGYEMRVIGIPKTINNDISATDHTPGYGSMIKHVATTVREMAADNESIGEGDYVSILEVQGRNSGWIAAGSTLAKRRDQPHDPPHIILLPEIAFDPEKFVADVQKVLAREKYCLIVVGEGLVDLNGNYVSAKASSTDAFGHVQLGGAGEFLRGIVETRIGVSARSCKLGVAGRAATHNASQADSDEAYLAGSAAVVQAVENGKSGKMITLQRAEADSYKCETGWVDLADVPATSKQLPAEWINDDGVSMNFPFVKYATPLIQGEVNLQWENGLPVFVNLKATRIDKVLPAYEI; this is encoded by the coding sequence ATGTCGGAATTAGAAGGAAATTGCCTCGTTTGTCAGTCGGGTGGACCCACTGCAGTCATTAACGCGAGCCTCGCAGGCGTCATCGAAGAAGCGCTCAACCACGAGTGTATCGAAGAGATCTACGGTGGCCTCAACGGGGTAGTCGGTGTGCTCAACGAAGATCTCGTCGACCTCGCTGCGGAGTCGCAGCAAGCGATCCGCCTTCTCAAGTCCAGCCCGGGCTCTGCCCTTGGCACTTGCCGCTACGTCTTCAAGAAGGAAGAGGACCTGGAGCGAGCTCTGGAAGTTTTCAAGGCCCACAATATCCGCTACTTCTTCTACATCGGCGACAGCGAATCCATGGCTATGCTCGACAAGCTCGATGCCTTGGCCAAGGAGCAAGGCTACGAGATGCGCGTGATCGGCATCCCTAAGACCATCAACAACGACATCTCCGCCACCGACCACACTCCCGGCTACGGCAGCATGATCAAGCACGTGGCGACAACGGTTCGCGAGATGGCCGCTGACAATGAGTCGATTGGCGAAGGCGACTACGTTTCCATTCTTGAGGTGCAGGGCCGCAACTCCGGTTGGATCGCCGCCGGCTCTACTTTGGCCAAGCGTCGCGATCAGCCGCACGATCCTCCCCACATCATCTTGCTTCCTGAGATCGCCTTCGATCCCGAGAAGTTCGTAGCAGACGTGCAGAAGGTGCTCGCTCGCGAGAAGTACTGCTTGATCGTCGTGGGCGAAGGTTTGGTTGACCTCAACGGTAACTACGTTTCGGCCAAGGCTTCCAGCACGGACGCATTCGGGCACGTGCAGCTCGGCGGCGCTGGCGAATTCCTCCGCGGCATCGTTGAGACCCGCATCGGCGTTTCCGCCCGTTCCTGCAAGCTTGGCGTTGCCGGTCGCGCTGCTACGCACAACGCGTCCCAGGCCGACTCCGACGAAGCTTACCTGGCGGGTTCGGCTGCGGTCGTGCAAGCGGTCGAAAATGGCAAGAGCGGCAAGATGATCACCTTGCAGCGCGCGGAAGCGGACTCCTACAAGTGCGAAACCGGTTGGGTTGACCTGGCGGACGTTCCTGCCACTTCCAAGCAGTTGCCTGCGGAGTGGATCAACGACGACGGCGTCAGCATGAACTTCCCCTTCGTGAAGTACGCGACTCCTTTGATCCAAGGCGAAGTCAACTTGCAGTGGGAGAACGGTCTTCCGGTATTCGTCAACCTCAAGGCGACACGTATCGACAAGGTGCTTCCCGCTTACGAGATCTAA
- a CDS encoding Na+/H+ antiporter NhaC family protein: MNESPTWLRPKRWLAFFLTLLGVCSFLAIVPVSHESVEAASSIQAVAAKSNSSFIDYLREGAREVQVTGHWTSLLPPLLAIVIAAFFRTMVGALVSAFAVGSFLSYGLNPLATAVLGVNDFLIRPALSQFSILIIVFLVALVGMVHVMAKSGGLDGLVKLMDRFAKGRRRAKISIGLSGLFIFFDDYSNSVVLGTTMQKLSDRWKISREKLAYLVDSTTAPVAGLALLSTWVAFEIYLLGDVAAEHGVGLSGYGLLVEMLPLRFYCIGTLIFVFMNSASGRDFGPMLNAERRAFHEGKVIDDSHQLLAPKVEGLSSGEAKPRWVNAMLPICILLVWIVVGIVILGQNRLASAGIANALSSLDGWRAAFGAAVYDPSKGSDAGVMPAMLTAALLAGAVAVILPLSQGVLKARDVLRSYSRALSTMWMAIFILAMAWAMREICDNLGTADYLIAMLGSSIPLWTLPLLTFLVAAVMSFATGTSWGTMGILIPIMMPLAAQMGALEPESFIIYLLTAAAVLDGAIFGDHCSPISDTTVLSSISSGCDHIAHVNTQLYYALATVTLSGGFGYLSVAHGMPVWLFYVLYPAAAFAVLRTFGRKATAQREESEELANSMVSTLR, from the coding sequence ATGAACGAATCCCCGACATGGCTGCGTCCCAAGCGTTGGCTTGCCTTTTTTTTGACCTTGCTGGGGGTGTGTTCCTTTTTGGCGATCGTTCCGGTCAGTCACGAATCTGTGGAGGCGGCGTCCTCGATTCAGGCGGTAGCGGCCAAGTCAAATTCCTCCTTCATTGACTACTTGAGAGAGGGGGCGCGGGAGGTGCAAGTCACTGGACACTGGACCTCATTGCTTCCGCCCTTGCTGGCGATTGTGATCGCCGCATTCTTCCGAACGATGGTGGGGGCCCTAGTGTCGGCCTTCGCGGTTGGATCGTTCTTGTCCTACGGCTTGAACCCCTTGGCCACTGCGGTGCTGGGGGTGAACGACTTTCTCATTCGCCCAGCTCTGTCGCAGTTCAGTATCCTCATTATCGTATTCCTCGTCGCCTTGGTAGGCATGGTGCATGTGATGGCGAAGAGCGGCGGGCTCGACGGGCTCGTCAAGCTCATGGATCGCTTTGCTAAGGGGCGTCGGCGGGCGAAGATCTCGATTGGGCTTAGCGGCTTGTTCATCTTTTTCGACGACTACTCGAACTCGGTGGTGTTGGGGACCACCATGCAAAAGCTCTCGGACCGCTGGAAGATCTCGCGCGAGAAGCTCGCTTATTTGGTGGATTCGACAACGGCGCCCGTGGCAGGCTTGGCCTTGCTTTCGACTTGGGTGGCTTTTGAAATTTACCTGCTGGGAGATGTCGCGGCTGAGCATGGTGTAGGGCTTTCTGGATACGGGTTGCTGGTGGAGATGCTTCCCTTGCGATTCTACTGTATCGGCACCTTGATCTTCGTTTTCATGAATTCCGCATCGGGGCGCGATTTTGGTCCGATGCTCAACGCCGAGCGTCGGGCGTTTCATGAGGGAAAGGTAATCGACGATTCGCATCAGCTATTAGCTCCGAAGGTGGAGGGACTGAGCTCGGGAGAGGCGAAGCCGCGCTGGGTAAACGCCATGCTTCCGATTTGTATTCTCCTTGTTTGGATTGTCGTTGGAATTGTGATACTGGGGCAGAATCGCTTGGCCTCAGCCGGTATCGCTAACGCGCTCTCTAGTCTGGACGGCTGGCGGGCTGCCTTTGGCGCGGCTGTCTACGATCCGAGCAAAGGGAGCGACGCGGGTGTGATGCCAGCCATGCTGACGGCTGCCTTGCTGGCTGGAGCCGTTGCCGTTATCTTGCCTCTGAGCCAAGGCGTGCTCAAGGCAAGGGACGTGCTCCGATCGTACAGCCGAGCTCTGTCGACGATGTGGATGGCTATCTTTATTTTGGCGATGGCTTGGGCTATGCGGGAGATTTGCGATAATTTGGGAACGGCCGACTACTTGATCGCGATGCTGGGCAGCAGCATTCCCCTTTGGACCCTGCCGCTTCTCACTTTTTTGGTGGCGGCAGTGATGTCTTTTGCGACCGGTACCAGCTGGGGCACGATGGGGATTTTGATACCTATCATGATGCCGCTGGCAGCTCAGATGGGAGCTCTGGAACCGGAGTCGTTTATAATCTATCTGTTGACGGCGGCGGCTGTATTGGATGGGGCGATCTTTGGAGATCACTGTAGTCCGATCAGTGATACAACGGTGCTTTCCTCTATTTCTTCCGGCTGCGATCATATTGCGCATGTCAACACCCAGCTCTACTATGCTTTGGCAACGGTAACCTTGTCAGGGGGATTTGGATACTTGAGCGTCGCCCACGGAATGCCGGTCTGGCTGTTTTACGTCTTGTATCCGGCGGCAGCGTTCGCGGTTTTAAGGACTTTTGGCCGCAAGGCTACTGCTCAAAGGGAAGAATCCGAGGAATTAGCAAATTCGATGGTCTCCACGCTTCGTTAG
- a CDS encoding XdhC family protein — protein MQDIWPQLRNWFIARERFALATVVKASKPSPRGVGSVLAIHEDGERFIGSVSAGCVEHEVIEAARLCLDDGKVRWLKFGPGEGFPWEIELSCGGSIEVRVEPAPHLRSGVNDTFVDEVLRSLDEHIPCVWRSDGETDSLEATADAFRETYERIEGEARVLYRFLGRRKRLFVIGASHIALHLVSAAKMLQYEVVVIDPRESYAREERFQSRPDEVCVEWPEGALARYRLTDTDALVAITHDPKIDDQALAAALRTPCGYLGALGSKKSHAARLKRLAKLDFAEENLARIFGPVGIDIGSKTPAEIAVSIVAQLIRERNKDR, from the coding sequence ATGCAGGATATTTGGCCCCAACTGAGAAACTGGTTCATTGCTCGCGAACGCTTCGCTCTGGCGACCGTAGTGAAGGCGAGCAAGCCTTCGCCTCGCGGCGTAGGATCGGTGCTGGCGATTCACGAGGATGGGGAGCGATTCATAGGCTCAGTGAGTGCTGGATGCGTGGAGCACGAGGTGATCGAGGCGGCTCGCCTGTGCTTGGATGACGGTAAGGTGAGGTGGCTGAAGTTTGGCCCTGGAGAAGGATTCCCGTGGGAGATCGAATTGTCCTGCGGTGGATCAATCGAAGTCAGGGTGGAGCCGGCGCCTCACCTGCGTAGTGGCGTGAATGATACGTTTGTGGATGAGGTGCTTCGTTCCTTGGACGAGCATATACCCTGCGTTTGGCGTTCTGATGGAGAAACGGATTCCTTGGAAGCGACCGCCGATGCTTTTCGCGAAACTTACGAACGCATCGAAGGGGAAGCGCGGGTCCTCTATCGCTTCCTTGGGCGGCGTAAGCGTTTGTTCGTGATTGGGGCCTCGCACATTGCCCTGCACCTCGTCTCAGCAGCCAAGATGTTGCAGTATGAAGTGGTGGTGATTGATCCGCGGGAGAGCTATGCGCGTGAGGAGCGGTTTCAGTCTCGTCCGGATGAGGTTTGCGTGGAATGGCCAGAAGGGGCTTTGGCTCGGTATCGCTTGACGGATACGGATGCCTTGGTCGCGATCACCCATGACCCGAAGATTGACGACCAAGCTTTGGCGGCTGCCCTGCGAACCCCGTGTGGATACCTGGGGGCTTTGGGGAGCAAGAAGAGTCACGCTGCTCGGCTGAAGCGACTGGCGAAGCTAGATTTCGCGGAAGAAAATTTGGCTCGAATCTTTGGGCCAGTGGGGATCGATATTGGCAGTAAGACTCCGGCGGAAATTGCAGTGAGCATCGTGGCTCAGCTCATCAGGGAGCGAAACAAGGATCGTTGA
- a CDS encoding nucleotidyltransferase family protein — protein sequence MRLGAVVLAAGQSRRFGAANKLLHVVDGEPLLARVLAAFEGLDLAEVVVVTGYQANRIEPLLEGRKLRSVFNASFEEGMGSSLACGVRSLEDAGLDGLLLSLGDLPRLKRQHVASVIQAFQRKGGEAIVQPRFQGVRGHPVCFPKRCLESLKALSGDQGAREVLATEGDSVVFLDMDDDACVRDMDTP from the coding sequence ATGAGATTGGGAGCGGTCGTTTTAGCGGCGGGCCAGTCGAGACGATTTGGGGCCGCGAACAAGCTTCTGCATGTGGTCGATGGAGAGCCGCTGCTGGCTCGTGTCCTGGCTGCGTTTGAAGGCTTGGATCTCGCGGAAGTGGTGGTGGTCACGGGTTATCAAGCGAATCGAATCGAACCACTCTTGGAGGGGCGGAAGCTTAGGTCGGTTTTCAATGCTTCGTTCGAGGAGGGAATGGGATCGAGCCTGGCCTGTGGGGTACGTAGCCTAGAGGATGCCGGTCTGGATGGCTTGTTGCTTAGCCTTGGCGATTTGCCTCGATTGAAGCGCCAGCACGTGGCTAGCGTGATACAAGCGTTCCAGCGCAAGGGAGGGGAGGCTATCGTTCAGCCGCGTTTCCAAGGTGTCCGAGGTCATCCGGTGTGTTTTCCGAAGCGTTGCCTTGAGTCGCTTAAAGCGCTGTCGGGGGATCAGGGCGCTCGGGAGGTGTTGGCTACCGAGGGAGATTCGGTCGTCTTCTTGGACATGGACGACGATGCATGTGTTCGAGATATGGATACGCCGTAG
- a CDS encoding tetratricopeptide repeat protein codes for MSILRSLAIATLALSAIVSNAREMGEPDLASDEFMKRFTATYGVLSEKEPPLNDIEVVMLKKVAPLIRINKTQAQNFLQSMVNSEEKHSASFNYLLGNIYFENNEFLLAENQYKAAIEAFPDFQRAWTNLGVLKLKSGDTKSALIAFLKAVELGDSKSGTFGMLGYCHFAEGNYISAEVAYNRAVLAEPNNLDWLEGKAQTYLKAERYVEAIRMQDELIARRPRHAEYWLAQTNAYLGMKDYEKAARNLEIIRSLGDIDFQSLYLLGGLYGKLEMWIPARDAYLEAAAYARPGDTNFLIQAAKLLSYNKEMESAQQLYSMIDPSGEELSSEALSDFKVVGADLAAHAGDTANAIALLEEAETINPTNGNTLIRLARLHAENGNLAKAYLLLDRAEMDPKSEYNALMTRIKFLIEEERFAESQTFVGRALQLDSNETTKSLYTQIEQAAKASTGQN; via the coding sequence ATGAGTATCCTCCGTTCACTCGCCATTGCCACCCTGGCTCTCTCCGCGATCGTATCCAACGCCCGCGAAATGGGCGAACCCGATCTCGCAAGCGACGAGTTCATGAAGCGATTCACCGCGACCTACGGCGTTCTCTCCGAAAAAGAACCGCCACTGAACGACATCGAAGTGGTCATGCTTAAAAAGGTCGCTCCCCTGATCCGCATCAACAAGACACAGGCCCAGAACTTCCTGCAAAGCATGGTCAATTCCGAAGAGAAGCACAGCGCTTCCTTCAACTACCTGCTGGGAAACATCTACTTCGAGAACAACGAGTTTCTGCTCGCGGAAAACCAATACAAGGCAGCGATCGAGGCCTTCCCGGACTTCCAAAGAGCTTGGACCAACCTCGGTGTACTCAAGCTCAAGTCTGGCGATACCAAAAGCGCCTTGATCGCCTTTCTCAAAGCCGTGGAACTGGGAGACTCAAAAAGCGGTACCTTCGGAATGCTTGGCTACTGCCACTTCGCCGAGGGCAACTACATCTCAGCCGAAGTCGCCTACAACCGCGCCGTGTTGGCCGAGCCTAACAACCTCGATTGGCTAGAAGGAAAGGCCCAAACCTATCTCAAGGCGGAACGCTACGTCGAAGCCATTCGCATGCAGGACGAACTCATCGCCAGACGTCCCCGTCACGCCGAATACTGGCTGGCCCAGACCAATGCCTACTTGGGCATGAAAGACTACGAAAAGGCGGCGCGAAACTTGGAAATCATCCGTTCCCTCGGCGACATCGACTTCCAGTCCCTCTACCTTCTCGGCGGCCTGTACGGTAAGCTTGAAATGTGGATACCCGCTCGCGACGCCTACTTGGAGGCTGCCGCCTACGCTCGTCCCGGCGACACGAACTTCCTCATCCAAGCCGCCAAGCTCCTCTCCTACAACAAAGAGATGGAATCGGCTCAGCAACTCTACTCCATGATCGACCCCTCCGGCGAGGAGCTCAGCTCCGAAGCGCTCAGCGACTTCAAAGTGGTAGGAGCAGACCTCGCCGCCCACGCAGGCGACACCGCGAATGCGATTGCCCTCTTGGAGGAAGCCGAAACCATCAACCCTACCAACGGAAACACGCTCATCCGCTTGGCGCGCCTCCATGCAGAAAACGGAAACCTCGCCAAAGCGTACCTTCTCCTAGACCGGGCTGAAATGGATCCAAAATCCGAATACAATGCCTTAATGACACGCATAAAATTCCTCATTGAAGAGGAACGCTTCGCTGAATCGCAAACATTCGTCGGCCGCGCGCTTCAGCTCGATTCGAACGAAACGACCAAATCCCTTTACACTCAAATCGAACAAGCAGCCAAAGCGTCCACCGGGCAAAACTAG
- a CDS encoding ExbD/TolR family protein — protein sequence MRRRKSANDRADNVDINLSPMIDCIFILLIFFIVTTVFVEESGIEVNKPQAASAQALDKNSILIAISDGDRVYYGGEEIGVSGVRPRIQRILATEESDVIIQADASASHGAFARVYGEAKAAGAKRIHFATDQ from the coding sequence ATGAGACGCCGCAAATCAGCAAACGACCGAGCAGACAACGTCGACATCAACCTGTCTCCGATGATCGACTGCATTTTCATCCTTCTCATCTTCTTCATCGTCACCACGGTCTTCGTCGAGGAGAGCGGCATAGAAGTCAACAAGCCGCAGGCCGCCTCCGCCCAAGCCCTCGATAAAAATTCGATCTTGATCGCTATTTCCGACGGCGACCGCGTCTACTACGGAGGCGAGGAAATCGGAGTTTCCGGAGTTCGCCCCCGCATCCAACGCATCCTCGCAACCGAAGAGTCAGACGTCATCATCCAAGCCGACGCTTCCGCCAGCCACGGAGCTTTCGCTCGCGTTTACGGAGAAGCAAAAGCTGCCGGAGCCAAACGAATCCACTTCGCTACAGACCAGTAG
- a CDS encoding MotA/TolQ/ExbB proton channel family protein yields MNIDWLNTVWATILSGGPIMVALLLLAFLLYRNVIGLFLFTNRLDARSVFMEQSQDQSHGAIQDFRDHLSQLVRTQLTYANVLIVAAPLLGLLGTVIGMLDTFKGIGAEAGQDTTKAVADGVKVALITTQTGLMIAIFGLFLTQLISRIYRSKDLQLLELEIETLKRKLPQ; encoded by the coding sequence ATGAACATCGATTGGTTGAACACCGTCTGGGCCACCATCCTCAGCGGAGGCCCTATCATGGTCGCCCTCCTGCTCTTGGCGTTCCTGCTCTACCGTAACGTGATCGGCTTGTTCCTCTTCACCAACAGGCTGGATGCTCGATCCGTATTCATGGAGCAATCACAGGATCAGTCGCACGGCGCGATCCAAGACTTTCGCGACCACCTTTCCCAGCTAGTGCGAACCCAGCTCACCTACGCCAACGTCCTCATCGTGGCCGCGCCCCTCCTCGGTCTCCTTGGAACCGTCATCGGCATGCTGGACACGTTCAAGGGGATCGGAGCCGAGGCAGGTCAAGACACGACCAAGGCGGTCGCGGACGGCGTAAAAGTCGCCCTCATTACCACCCAAACCGGACTCATGATTGCGATCTTCGGACTTTTCCTGACCCAGTTGATCAGCCGCATCTACCGGTCCAAGGATCTTCAACTCCTAGAGCTCGAGATAGAGACCCTGAAAAGAAAGCTTCCACAATGA
- a CDS encoding MotA/TolQ/ExbB proton channel family protein, with product MILPQSIKVALMLLTTASASLSYGQAEAEFAVLIGRTQEKIEASLDEYQAFLQETQSEKLEFVREINKLENSLVKLRQSELIARRNATEDKLQLDELQNRIKALDTQSQYSQGVLSEYLTNFESRIHISEDQLYLDPLRETRETLNNAPDNPADRLPILFQALELGIARQEALVGGRQFEGKAITPLGGVKTGQIAVIGPVAFFSDSEGTDAGPLRFNSGTIEPGLSTIALADAEKLRSVLATGSGLLPLDSSLGNALVLKRAKGTVAEHISKGGWVGYAILLLGAVAILVSLFKLIDLRSLSVREPGDLASIAKTAASGAIDDAKSKIESLKGPIHKMLTLGIEFSRTDTDTQLDAMESSILRFRPQLERFLPILATTAAVAPLMGLLGTVVGMIKTFTLIEVFGTGDAKSLSSGISEALVTTELGLIVAIPALIFHGIFTRIMRSRIGSMEQIATDFSRLVFAHKPSKETEQ from the coding sequence GTGATCCTCCCCCAAAGCATCAAGGTCGCTCTTATGCTCCTGACCACAGCCTCAGCTTCACTCTCCTACGGGCAAGCCGAAGCTGAGTTTGCCGTACTTATCGGGCGCACCCAAGAGAAGATCGAAGCGAGCTTGGACGAGTACCAGGCCTTCCTCCAAGAGACGCAGTCGGAGAAGCTAGAATTCGTACGCGAGATTAACAAGCTCGAGAACAGTCTCGTAAAGCTGCGACAGAGCGAACTGATAGCCCGGCGAAATGCAACCGAGGACAAGCTCCAACTGGACGAGTTGCAAAACCGTATCAAAGCGCTGGATACCCAATCCCAATACTCGCAAGGCGTCCTTTCCGAGTACCTCACCAACTTCGAAAGCCGCATCCACATCTCGGAGGACCAGCTCTACCTCGATCCACTGAGAGAAACTCGCGAGACCCTAAACAACGCCCCCGACAACCCCGCAGATCGCCTCCCCATTCTCTTCCAAGCCCTCGAACTGGGCATCGCCCGCCAGGAAGCCCTCGTTGGAGGACGCCAATTCGAAGGCAAGGCCATCACTCCCCTTGGAGGTGTCAAAACCGGCCAAATCGCCGTCATTGGACCTGTCGCATTCTTCAGCGACTCCGAAGGCACCGACGCGGGCCCCTTGCGCTTCAACTCCGGCACCATCGAACCTGGACTCTCGACCATAGCCCTAGCGGACGCCGAGAAACTGCGAAGCGTGCTCGCGACCGGGAGCGGCTTGCTTCCACTTGACAGTTCCCTCGGCAACGCCCTCGTGCTCAAGAGGGCTAAAGGTACCGTCGCCGAACACATTTCCAAAGGGGGGTGGGTCGGCTACGCCATCCTCCTGCTTGGAGCGGTGGCGATCCTCGTCTCCCTATTCAAGTTGATCGACCTCCGCAGCCTAAGCGTCCGAGAACCGGGTGACCTGGCCAGCATCGCCAAAACCGCCGCAAGCGGCGCCATCGATGACGCCAAATCAAAGATCGAAAGTTTGAAAGGTCCCATCCACAAGATGCTCACGCTCGGTATCGAATTTTCTAGGACAGACACCGACACTCAATTGGACGCTATGGAATCATCCATCCTTCGCTTCCGCCCGCAACTCGAACGGTTCCTTCCCATTCTGGCCACAACAGCGGCGGTCGCGCCGCTCATGGGACTTCTCGGAACCGTCGTTGGCATGATCAAGACCTTCACCCTCATCGAAGTATTCGGCACCGGCGACGCTAAGTCCTTATCCTCAGGAATCTCGGAAGCGCTGGTGACCACAGAGCTCGGACTCATCGTCGCCATTCCTGCTCTTATTTTCCATGGAATTTTCACTCGGATCATGCGAAGCCGCATCGGTTCCATGGAACAGATCGCAACCGATTTCAGCCGTCTCGTGTTCGCCCACAAACCTTCCAAGGAAACCGAGCAATGA
- a CDS encoding DUF3450 family protein, translated as MIPRSALLLIAIPICCLASQTTSAQALDSLKDATDRWIQTRNRISKEKSQWITEKQLLEGSVDTLRSTQEILEENVAILEMQSQEIATAIKEAEFKVAQFEETNGIIETQVSVYEERIQKLAKRLPSPLIDKIAPLLRKIPKANGTKVPTPNRLQNVVAISTLIDEFNNDLTLAHTIKELDDGSVIEVRVLYWGLAGAYASNVDGSKAWVITPHEGEWQWTPATSPERQTAIKSLFDVYDKTIDPKLVSVPFTFQNEGGEK; from the coding sequence ATGATCCCTCGCTCCGCGCTCCTCCTCATCGCTATCCCCATCTGCTGCCTCGCAAGTCAAACGACGTCCGCGCAAGCCTTGGACTCCCTGAAAGACGCAACCGACCGCTGGATACAAACCCGCAACCGGATATCGAAGGAGAAAAGCCAGTGGATTACCGAAAAGCAATTGCTCGAGGGTTCGGTCGACACGCTTCGCTCAACTCAAGAGATACTCGAGGAGAACGTTGCAATCCTCGAAATGCAGAGCCAAGAAATCGCAACAGCGATAAAGGAAGCAGAATTTAAAGTCGCTCAATTCGAGGAAACCAACGGCATCATCGAGACTCAAGTCTCCGTATACGAAGAACGGATACAGAAACTCGCCAAACGACTTCCCTCACCGCTGATAGACAAGATTGCGCCCCTCCTCAGAAAGATTCCCAAGGCCAACGGCACCAAGGTCCCCACTCCAAATCGCCTGCAAAACGTCGTGGCGATATCTACCTTGATCGACGAATTCAACAATGACCTGACCCTCGCTCACACAATCAAGGAACTCGATGATGGCAGCGTCATAGAGGTACGAGTCCTCTATTGGGGACTCGCCGGCGCCTACGCCTCAAACGTAGACGGCTCAAAGGCATGGGTCATCACTCCCCATGAAGGAGAATGGCAATGGACCCCCGCCACCAGCCCCGAACGGCAAACTGCCATCAAATCACTCTTCGATGTCTACGACAAAACCATCGACCCCAAACTTGTGAGCGTGCCTTTCACCTTCCAAAACGAAGGAGGTGAGAAGTGA
- the gndA gene encoding NADP-dependent phosphogluconate dehydrogenase: MSTATSDIGLIGLAVMGQNLALNIADHGFKISVYNRTTSKTDEFVAKNPDTPGGLFGAQTLEEFVQSLKRPRKIIILVQAGKATDAVIAGLTPLLEKDDIIIDGGNALWTDTIRREKELNEAGFRFIGSGVSGGEEGARFGPSLMPGGKESAWNELKPIWEAIAAKVDAETGKPIEGAAPGKPVEGGVTCTTYIGENGAGHYVKMVHNGIEYGDMQMICEAYAIMSKLLGMEPKEMSKVFGEWNKGVLDSFLIEITTDILQQDDPVTGKPFVDIVLDTAGQKGTGKWTSVNALDMGVAAPSIAEAVFARCISAVKEERVAASKIINPIFDAFEGDKEEFVQAIHDALYCSKICSYAQGFQLMRAAQEEYDWKLNFGEISMIFRGGCIIRAAFLQKIYEAYQRDENLANLLLDPYFKGEIERCEKNWRKVIAAAASCGVAIPTFMSALSYYDSYRSERLPANLLQAQRDYFGAHTYERVDQPRGKFFHIDWPDSTRPQIEA; the protein is encoded by the coding sequence ATGTCGACAGCAACTTCAGACATCGGACTCATCGGCCTCGCCGTCATGGGTCAAAACCTGGCCCTGAACATCGCCGACCACGGCTTCAAGATCTCGGTCTACAACCGCACGACCTCTAAGACGGACGAGTTCGTCGCGAAAAACCCAGACACTCCCGGCGGCCTCTTCGGAGCCCAGACCCTCGAGGAGTTCGTCCAGTCCCTCAAGCGTCCCCGCAAGATCATCATCCTCGTACAAGCAGGCAAGGCGACCGATGCCGTGATCGCAGGCCTCACCCCTCTCCTCGAGAAGGACGACATCATCATCGACGGCGGCAACGCCCTCTGGACCGACACCATCCGTCGCGAGAAGGAACTCAACGAAGCAGGCTTCCGCTTTATCGGCTCCGGCGTTTCCGGCGGCGAAGAAGGCGCCCGCTTCGGCCCCTCCCTCATGCCCGGCGGCAAGGAGTCCGCATGGAACGAACTCAAGCCCATCTGGGAAGCCATCGCCGCTAAGGTCGACGCCGAAACCGGCAAGCCCATCGAAGGCGCCGCTCCCGGCAAGCCTGTCGAAGGGGGCGTAACATGCACCACCTACATCGGCGAAAACGGCGCCGGCCACTACGTCAAGATGGTCCACAACGGCATCGAGTACGGCGACATGCAGATGATCTGCGAAGCCTACGCCATCATGTCCAAGCTCCTCGGCATGGAGCCAAAGGAAATGTCCAAGGTCTTCGGCGAGTGGAACAAGGGCGTGCTCGACTCCTTCCTCATCGAAATCACCACCGACATCCTCCAGCAAGACGACCCCGTCACCGGCAAGCCTTTCGTCGACATCGTACTCGACACCGCCGGCCAAAAAGGCACCGGCAAGTGGACTTCCGTCAACGCTCTCGACATGGGCGTAGCCGCCCCTTCCATCGCCGAAGCCGTATTCGCCCGCTGCATCTCCGCAGTCAAGGAAGAGCGCGTCGCCGCCTCCAAGATCATCAACCCGATCTTCGACGCCTTCGAAGGCGACAAGGAAGAGTTCGTACAAGCCATCCACGACGCCCTCTACTGCTCCAAGATCTGTTCCTACGCCCAAGGCTTCCAGCTCATGCGGGCCGCCCAGGAAGAGTACGATTGGAAGCTCAACTTCGGCGAAATCTCCATGATCTTCCGCGGCGGCTGCATCATCCGCGCTGCCTTCCTCCAAAAGATCTACGAAGCCTACCAGCGCGACGAAAACCTCGCCAACCTCCTCCTCGACCCCTACTTCAAGGGCGAGATCGAGCGTTGCGAAAAGAACTGGCGCAAGGTCATCGCAGCTGCAGCTTCTTGCGGCGTAGCGATCCCGACCTTCATGTCCGCTCTGTCCTACTACGACAGCTACCGCAGCGAGCGCCTCCCAGCGAACCTCCTGCAAGCCCAGCGCGACTACTTCGGCGCCCACACCTACGAGCGCGTCGACCAACCCCGCGGCAAGTTCTTCCACATCGACTGGCCCGACAGCACTCGTCCGCAAATCGAGGCCTAA